The sequence TCAGGTGTTAAACCAGATGAGTCATCGGCGGCTGAACTGGTAACGGTTAAACGAGGCGGCGAGTTTGCTGCAGAACCCAAACCGCGGGATCCACCGGCGACGGCGACGGCCgggaaagaggaggaagaaggggAAGGTTTGAGGCGTTTGTTGGCAGGTTGAAAGAAATCCATTAGGGTTTTAGGTGTGGACGAAGCCATCTTCGATTAAGAAGTGTATCAGTCACTATGAGTCtatgagaagatgaaaagatcccaatttttaattttctcacCAAATTCCCAATTTCCCAGAAATTttacagagaagagaagagttaAATGGCGGGAAAAACGGTGGTACAGGCCGGTTAAGGCAACTCTTCAGGCCGGTTTGAATCGGTTAAAATACCAATTGCACTCCTCGGTGTACTCCAGTTTCTACAGTATCCAATTTAAGAACAAATCCGATTTCAATTTGATAAGTTACATATCAGGAACGAGTTTAGTAGTTCTATAACTTCTGTTGAGAACAACACAAGAGATGAAGGATCATTGAAATTGGTTCTAAGTTTCTATATGGTAAAAAAAGACAAACGCAACTTGGTCTATCAGTTTGGACAATATCATtatgtcaaaaagaagaaaaaaaaaaggataaatttGGGACAAAATCTCTAGGTAATATCTACAGAAGTGAAATTAATGGGGACAACAAAGCCTCACCTGatcttctcatcttcctctAAAGATTAAGCCGGTAAGAATAAAGTTAACAACATTTTCCAATGCAGCTCTCAAACTGTATGATGATGAAAAGAATGGTATTAAGACAACATATGAGTCCTAATCAATTTAGGTCTTCTTGATTTTGCTGATATATGCCTGGAGTTGAaaacaagacacaaaaaacAATGGTTAGGAACATTATGTTTGCAGTTGATTAAGTTTTAAAGAGCGTAAGGTAAGGGTTGTAAATGAAGAATGAACCTGCACGAGCTTGgtaagttttggttttgaagcAGATAGATATTGGTCAATCTTCTCCTGTGTTTGAGGAACGTTTCCATTTTGCATTGTAACAGTAACTTTCTCAACTACCTTCTTCACTATGTTTTTGTAAACATCTTTATTCATCTTACCTTCTTTCCAAGCTGGTTTTAGAAGCTCCTTTACAACCTCAACAAGCGCAAACTTAAACGCCCGCATTTCTTTTGGGTCTTTCcctttattgttttcttcatcacttccttcaccatcaacatcttcatctaCAATATTCTCAGCATCATTGGTGTCTTCTCCAGTTTTCTtaccctcttcttctttgctaGCTTCATCAgtctttttgttctctttttcctcATAACCCTTCGGATTTAGAGTAAGATCCTGTATCCCATTGACCTGCAATGCAGTTGCCGCTGTGACTCCTTCGGCGCCAATGCTCATTAGCTGATTTGGATTACTATTCATTACATTACTTTGAGTATGCACAGCGGTGGTAGTAGCCTGGTTTGGTTGAACAGCCATGGAAGATTCTGAACGCGGAGGCATCTGTAATGCCTGATTAAGCTGTGGAATGGGCTGCCTATTTGCAAGAAACTGCGCAATACTTGCTGAGATGTTGGTGATCTTATCGAGTTGTTCCTTACTCACGGTATTTTGGACCAAAACAGGTTTCTCTACAGTTGATTGATGATTATTTTGATAAACTTTTCCACTCTCAAGATTGCTCAAGTTCGAGCCTACTGAGAGATCTGCAGCAGCAGTAGCTAGCACTTGTTGATTTTCTCCAGGAGTTGGTGAGCTTAGGTACGGCAATACATTATGATTCTGACTAAAACCTTGAACTGGAGTGACGTTCACTGGGTGACTATGACTCTGATGTGAAGCAGCTATAGGTTTCTCAACCACAGTTTTGTCACCATGTGGAAACATACCATTACTCTGAACTCTAGATTGAGAACTCTGACCAATAATACCAACACCAACCTCTTCCTTCACAGGGTTCTTTAAAGGTTTAACTCCATAATTCCAATCAGGAGACATCTCCATGTCATCAATCCAGCTACTACCGTTCCCTTTAGATTCAGAAACTCCCTTACTTGCACGAGATACTTCTGTCCCACCTAATCTTTTATTATCCAATCTTTCAACATCATTCCATTTATTATGACCACCACTATGATTGTTACGGTCCTGTCTATAAAAGTTGCTGTCTTGAAGCTGCTTTCTATCAGCACCATCATGAGAAAACCTGCAATACCTTCCATTACGACAGAACCCTGCAGCCAAAAACTTGCAAGGGATATTGTAACTCCTGTGGAATTCTCTTCCGCTATCACCATCCCTTCTTTGAGTTTCTTTCTCTCCTGTATATCCGCTTCTGTGCCTTTTCAATCTTTGGTCGGAGAAGCCATTTCTCGAATAATCCTCGTGAAACTCAGTATAATAGTCAGAAGACCTCGAGCCTTTCATCATCGCCTCTCCTCTGAAATCATCGGTGTGATATTTAGACTCCCTAGGCTTTCTAGTATTATCCTCCCAACCATAACCGTTGCTTTTATCAAACTGATGACCACTGCCTCTCTTATTGAATTCCCTTATTGGCGTAGGAGAAGCTAGAGTTCTGGTCTTGTGTTGTCTGTCATAAGATCCTGCATCTCGTCTAGCTCTATAGATTGGGCTTCTGCTACGGCTTCTACTCCTGCTATTACTTCTACTTCCACTcctataaagaaagaaaaaaaagagacataaTGTGAGAACTGAAGATAATATAAATTGTTGCTTAGTATCATCTTATAACAAATCAAACACTAACCTAGGGAAAAATTGTTGCCTAGTGTCATCTTGTTCAGAATAATAGCTGTTATCGTTATTCTGTGAAACTATGCTTCTAGTCCTAGCTTGGCCGGGATGCTGGTTGTTCACAGCAGCAGACCTCCTACAACCATTACTCTCTGCATTGAACCGGACAGGCTCGGACTCTTTGTCGCGGTAATAAGAAGCAGAGTTTGCATTTAGGCTAGAATGATCATGGTGCGTCTCTTCCTTAGAGCCTCGCTTTGAAACACGTGTTCTTTCCAAACCACTCATCTTCTCCAACCCCTAAAGGCTCACAAACCAGTGTAAGCACCAAACAAAATctgcagagaagaaaaaattagcAAAAGAAGTAAAGGATTTAAACCTCTTCTTAAGTGGATTTGATGTTAATCTATCAAGTTTCTTGAAAGCACCATTCAACTTCTTTGTCACACATTACATCATAGTCtacgagtatatatatatatatatatatagctcataCTCACAGTGCAACAATGTGACCATTCATATCAAAAcgaatccacaaaaaaaaattgaaattggtaCCAATTCTCCAATGGAAATTAAACTCTTAAATTCTCACAGAACCTTAACTGAGCAAAACAAACTAATgggaacccaaaaaaaaaaacctaaaatcaaaaattagacaagaagagagaaacagaactcaCTTGAATTCGAAAAGGGCTATTCATCAGCAACCaaaagagacaaacaaaaaccctaacacCAAGCTTCTTCACCACCAATTGACAAATAACCGTCTAGTAAAGTAGTAAgtgcagcttcttcttcttcttcttcttattcgcTCCTAGGAGAAGAACGAcaacgagtttttttttaaatctgttcGAATGTacgaaacaaagaagaagaagaacgacaACGAGTCTTTGTTAACTCTCTGGTGGTTCTTCGAATTTACCAAAACTCTCTCAATgttctctgtgtttttttttgtttttttgtttttttttttcttttttgtttttggggagaAAATCTACAATTCTTTCGCTAATAGGTCCCACGTTTACAAGGTAAGTACTCATCAATTCAAATCCAACCgtttatttatatacttttaatctCATCCGTTGATAATTTCCCCAGTCAgatattttctacttttttttttcatttttcatctcattatatattcttttccttttttagtgAAACAGATGATTGGAGAGagatgttaaaattaaaaagtaaatatttctgatttgtcatttttttacCCTTCTTGCAAACATAATTCTCAGAAATAAGcataacaagaaacaaaagaagaactgaagaagtaTAGGAAAGAGTCATTCTCATGGAGACATTAATAGTTCACATGACATTTTCTTCAGATCAGTCATATTACACTTTTAAAAACCAGACATAATAGagatagatatataataatgtCTCAAAACTGATAATTGCactaaccaaaattaattatatatgcttCT comes from Camelina sativa cultivar DH55 chromosome 19, Cs, whole genome shotgun sequence and encodes:
- the LOC104765722 gene encoding zinc finger CCCH domain-containing protein 38-like, yielding MSGLERTRVSKRGSKEETHHDHSSLNANSASYYRDKESEPVRFNAESNGCRRSAAVNNQHPGQARTRSIVSQNNDNSYYSEQDDTRQQFFPRSGSRSNSRSRSRSRSPIYRARRDAGSYDRQHKTRTLASPTPIREFNKRGSGHQFDKSNGYGWEDNTRKPRESKYHTDDFRGEAMMKGSRSSDYYTEFHEDYSRNGFSDQRLKRHRSGYTGEKETQRRDGDSGREFHRSYNIPCKFLAAGFCRNGRYCRFSHDGADRKQLQDSNFYRQDRNNHSGGHNKWNDVERLDNKRLGGTEVSRASKGVSESKGNGSSWIDDMEMSPDWNYGVKPLKNPVKEEVGVGIIGQSSQSRVQSNGMFPHGDKTVVEKPIAASHQSHSHPVNVTPVQGFSQNHNVLPYLSSPTPGENQQVLATAAADLSVGSNLSNLESGKVYQNNHQSTVEKPVLVQNTVSKEQLDKITNISASIAQFLANRQPIPQLNQALQMPPRSESSMAVQPNQATTTAVHTQSNVMNSNPNQLMSIGAEGVTAATALQVNGIQDLTLNPKGYEEKENKKTDEASKEEEGKKTGEDTNDAENIVDEDVDGEGSDEENNKGKDPKEMRAFKFALVEVVKELLKPAWKEGKMNKDVYKNIVKKVVEKVTVTMQNGNVPQTQEKIDQYLSASKPKLTKLVQAYISKIKKT